From Betaproteobacteria bacterium, the proteins below share one genomic window:
- a CDS encoding Uma2 family endonuclease, with translation MNAPQRLIPNPLAEAAIEYGQSLKLDAPWETNAQGQIIMNPPIGFLHADRADKIMTAIKANLPSWRIWPELGLQTADGVKAPDLSAAPPDFAVNADGRGFLLRASVLCVEIMSPSNTWEEMRHKTLLYLAAGAKEVWVCDEDGALHFFDGSGELSQSFIAPQMPKHIG, from the coding sequence ATGAATGCACCGCAACGACTCATTCCCAATCCTTTGGCCGAGGCTGCCATCGAGTACGGCCAGAGCCTCAAGCTCGATGCGCCATGGGAAACCAACGCACAAGGGCAAATCATTATGAACCCTCCGATTGGCTTTCTTCATGCGGATCGCGCGGACAAGATTATGACGGCCATCAAAGCCAATCTGCCAAGCTGGAGAATTTGGCCAGAGTTAGGTCTTCAAACAGCCGATGGTGTCAAGGCGCCCGATTTATCCGCCGCCCCGCCGGATTTTGCAGTGAATGCCGATGGGCGCGGATTCTTGTTGCGTGCCTCGGTTCTTTGCGTCGAGATCATGTCACCCTCTAATACTTGGGAAGAAATGCGCCACAAGACGCTTCTCTATCTCGCCGCGGGAGCAAAGGAAGTTTGGGTCTGCGACGAGGACGGCGCGTTACACTTCTTCGATGGTTCAGGCGAATTGTCGCAATCCTTCATCGCGCCGCAAATGCCAAAGCACATCGGATAG
- a CDS encoding UPF0280 family protein — translation MSSVASCAQLAGGRWHFQHGPIDLIMGAEGEAGMIENAVECAWERFQGVLPELVTELRTLRMPVEQGGQLFGTIACRMASACAPFAPLFITPMAAVAGAVADEMIEFFRIPGIAKAYVNNGGDIALHLTPSTSFRVGMCAGGDRKPTALDGAFEVRAETSVRGIATSGWHGRSFSLGIADAVTVLAETAAKADAAATMIANAVNAESPAVVRRPANSLKDDTDLGARLVTVEVGNLTAEEVAQALENGQRAAQGMMTTGLIAAAVLKLKGAVATVGAAGAARLL, via the coding sequence ATGTCCTCGGTGGCGTCTTGCGCTCAACTCGCCGGTGGCCGCTGGCACTTCCAGCACGGCCCCATCGATCTCATCATGGGTGCGGAGGGCGAGGCGGGGATGATAGAGAATGCCGTGGAGTGCGCCTGGGAGAGATTCCAGGGGGTGCTGCCGGAACTCGTGACGGAGTTAAGAACATTGCGCATGCCGGTGGAACAGGGCGGGCAATTGTTCGGGACCATCGCATGCCGCATGGCCAGTGCCTGCGCGCCTTTCGCGCCGCTCTTCATCACCCCCATGGCTGCCGTCGCGGGCGCCGTGGCCGATGAGATGATCGAGTTCTTTCGGATACCCGGCATCGCCAAAGCCTATGTGAACAATGGCGGGGATATCGCTTTGCATCTCACGCCCAGCACGAGTTTCCGCGTGGGGATGTGCGCGGGCGGCGATAGGAAGCCTACCGCCCTGGATGGAGCTTTTGAAGTGCGCGCGGAGACTTCGGTTCGCGGCATCGCCACCAGCGGCTGGCACGGCCGGAGTTTCAGCTTAGGTATCGCGGACGCCGTGACGGTGCTGGCGGAAACCGCCGCGAAGGCGGATGCGGCGGCAACCATGATCGCGAACGCGGTCAACGCCGAGAGCCCGGCGGTGGTACGCCGCCCAGCCAACTCGCTCAAGGACGATACGGATCTGGGCGCCCGCCTGGTAACGGTGGAGGTGGGCAATCTCACCGCGGAGGAAGTCGCGCAGGCACTCGAGAACGGGCAGCGCGCCGCGCAGGGTATGATGACAACAGGATTAATCGCGGCCGCGGTGCTTAAGCTGAAGGGTGCCGTGGCCACCGTGGGCGCCGCCGGAGCGGCGCGGCTACTATAG
- a CDS encoding amino acid synthesis family protein, giving the protein MKARIRKLLVQTEETRMEMGKMIEPPTRRAAAVAVIENPYAGRYVEDLSELMDIGEELGALLGERCVQALGITPKQAESYGKAAIVGVAGELEHAAAILHPKLGAPLRKAVERGAALVPSSKKMGTVGTAIDVPLGHKDAAFVRSHFDAMEVRVSDAPRPGEIVVAVAVTDSGRPLARVGGLQKHEIKGQDGLR; this is encoded by the coding sequence ATGAAGGCGAGAATCCGAAAACTTCTTGTTCAGACCGAAGAAACGCGCATGGAGATGGGCAAGATGATCGAGCCCCCTACCCGGCGCGCGGCGGCGGTCGCGGTAATCGAGAATCCCTACGCGGGGCGCTACGTGGAGGATTTGTCGGAGTTGATGGATATCGGCGAGGAACTGGGCGCTTTGTTGGGTGAACGGTGCGTGCAGGCGCTGGGGATTACGCCGAAGCAAGCCGAAAGCTACGGCAAGGCGGCTATAGTCGGCGTGGCGGGCGAGTTGGAGCATGCCGCCGCGATTCTCCATCCCAAACTCGGCGCGCCGTTGCGCAAAGCGGTCGAGCGCGGCGCGGCGCTGGTGCCCTCCTCGAAGAAAATGGGTACGGTAGGGACGGCCATCGACGTACCCCTGGGGCATAAGGACGCGGCTTTCGTGCGTAGCCATTTCGATGCCATGGAAGTGCGCGTGAGTGACGCGCCCCGCCCAGGCGAAATTGTGGTCGCCGTCGCGGTGACCGATAGCGGGCGGCCGCTTGCTCGCGTGGGTGGGTTACAGAAGCACGAGATCAAAGGGCAAGACGGTTTGAGATAA
- a CDS encoding long-chain-fatty-acid--CoA ligase (Activates fatty acids by binding to coenzyme A), which translates to MERPWLKRYPAGVPADLPPLPFATLPDMIEQCGRKFTGKVAFDSLGAQLTFDEVLRKSEAFAAYLQKGLGLKKGDRVAVMMPNMLAYSVALFGILRAGMVAVSVNPLYTAREVENQMKDSGAVAIVIFEGSLHALEEVIGRTSIKHVIRTAIGDLMPALKGMIINLVIRKVKKLVKPYTMKATPISEALAKGAGQAMEKPKLASGDFAFLQYTGGTTGVSKGAALSHANVLSNVEQTRLAGLTLFKEGEEVGITALPMYHIAALVLNCFFVYRLGGKQILIANPRDIAGFIKIIAKSRFTFILGVNTLYNALVNHPNIGTVDFSRLKLSSGGAAAIQEVVAKRWQQISGKVLVEGYGLTETSGAATICPHDLPAFSATVGIPVPGCDIQIRDDSGKPLPLGQAGQIYIKGPNVMTGYWQKPEETAKVLGADGFLATGDVGVLSEDGMLKIVDRVKDMIIVSGFNVYPNEVEDVLAKCPGVLEAAAIGVPSSESGEAVKVFVVKKDPALTQEQVKSFCREQLTGYKMPREIEFIAALPKSPVGKVLRRELRDAAKKKAA; encoded by the coding sequence ATCGAACGGCCATGGCTCAAGCGTTACCCAGCAGGTGTTCCCGCCGATTTACCGCCACTACCCTTTGCAACGCTGCCGGACATGATCGAGCAGTGCGGCCGCAAGTTCACGGGAAAGGTGGCATTCGATAGCTTGGGTGCGCAACTCACTTTCGACGAGGTGTTACGTAAATCCGAAGCCTTTGCCGCCTACTTACAGAAAGGCCTGGGGTTGAAGAAAGGCGATCGTGTTGCCGTGATGATGCCGAACATGCTGGCGTATTCCGTGGCGCTCTTCGGCATTTTGCGTGCGGGAATGGTCGCGGTGAGCGTCAACCCGCTCTACACGGCGCGCGAAGTGGAAAACCAGATGAAGGACTCTGGCGCCGTGGCCATCGTCATATTCGAGGGATCCTTGCACGCGCTGGAAGAAGTGATCGGCAGAACTTCCATCAAACATGTGATCCGCACGGCCATCGGAGATCTCATGCCGGCCCTGAAAGGCATGATCATCAATCTGGTCATCCGCAAGGTGAAGAAGCTGGTGAAGCCCTACACCATGAAGGCAACTCCCATATCGGAGGCCCTGGCCAAAGGCGCGGGGCAGGCCATGGAAAAGCCCAAGCTCGCCAGCGGCGATTTCGCATTCCTGCAATACACGGGGGGCACCACGGGTGTTTCCAAGGGCGCGGCGCTGTCGCACGCCAATGTGCTGTCCAACGTGGAGCAGACCCGGCTTGCGGGCTTAACGCTGTTCAAGGAAGGCGAAGAGGTCGGCATTACAGCATTGCCGATGTATCACATCGCCGCCCTGGTGCTGAATTGCTTCTTCGTGTACCGGCTGGGAGGCAAGCAGATTCTCATCGCCAACCCGCGCGATATCGCGGGGTTCATCAAGATCATCGCCAAGAGCCGCTTCACTTTCATTCTCGGGGTCAATACCCTTTACAACGCCCTGGTGAACCACCCCAATATCGGAACGGTGGATTTTTCCAGATTGAAATTGAGCAGCGGAGGGGCGGCCGCCATTCAGGAGGTGGTGGCCAAGCGCTGGCAGCAGATCTCGGGTAAGGTATTGGTGGAGGGTTATGGTCTTACGGAAACCTCGGGAGCCGCCACTATTTGCCCGCACGATTTGCCCGCCTTTAGCGCTACGGTAGGGATCCCAGTACCGGGTTGTGACATACAAATCCGCGACGATTCCGGCAAGCCATTGCCGCTGGGGCAAGCAGGCCAGATCTACATCAAAGGTCCGAACGTGATGACCGGTTACTGGCAAAAGCCGGAGGAAACCGCGAAGGTGCTGGGCGCGGACGGTTTTCTCGCCACCGGTGACGTGGGCGTTCTGAGCGAAGATGGCATGCTCAAGATCGTGGATCGGGTGAAGGACATGATCATTGTCTCCGGTTTCAACGTTTACCCGAACGAAGTCGAGGATGTGTTGGCCAAGTGCCCCGGCGTGTTGGAGGCGGCGGCCATCGGCGTGCCGAGCAGCGAATCGGGCGAGGCGGTAAAGGTCTTCGTGGTGAAGAAAGATCCCGCGCTGACGCAAGAGCAGGTGAAGAGTTTCTGCCGCGAGCAGTTGACGGGCTACAAGATGCCGCGCGAGATCGAATTCATTGCCGCCTTGCCCAAGAGCCCCGTGGGCAAGGTGTTGCGCCGGGAATTGCGCGACGCCGCCAAGAAGAAAGCCGCCTAG
- a CDS encoding ABC transporter substrate-binding protein has protein sequence MKRLFCTAALAVASVAAAAQKPIRIGEINSYSTVPAFTVPYRNGWQLAVEEINASGGVAGGRKIEVISRDDAGKPDDAIRHANELLSNQAVEILMGTFLSNVGLAVSDFAARNKILFVAAEPLSDAIVWEKGNRYTFRLRPSTYMQAAMLVEEAAKLPAKKWATIAPNYEYGQSAVASFKELLKAKRPDVEFIAEQWPALGKLEAGAAVQALSSAKPEAIFNVTFGADLTRFVREGNLRGLFEGRGVVSLLTGEPEYLDPLKDETPEGWIVTGYPWDQIKSAVHQKFVDAYRKRFNDTPRLGSVVGYTTMMAIAQAIKKAQSTETEKLIKAFRGLHVDGVFGPITFRAVDHQSTFGGFVGHLKLEGGRGMMVDWRYADGKDFLPADGVVKKRRPQEAQR, from the coding sequence ATGAAACGCTTGTTCTGTACCGCCGCGCTCGCGGTGGCTTCTGTCGCCGCGGCGGCCCAGAAACCCATCCGCATCGGCGAGATCAATAGTTACTCCACCGTGCCGGCCTTCACGGTTCCTTACCGCAATGGCTGGCAGTTGGCGGTAGAGGAAATCAACGCCTCCGGCGGCGTTGCGGGCGGACGAAAAATTGAAGTGATCTCGCGAGACGATGCGGGCAAGCCCGATGATGCCATCCGCCACGCGAACGAGTTGCTCTCCAACCAGGCGGTGGAGATCCTCATGGGAACCTTTCTTTCCAATGTGGGCCTCGCGGTGAGCGATTTTGCCGCGCGCAACAAGATCCTCTTCGTCGCTGCGGAACCGCTCTCCGACGCAATCGTTTGGGAAAAGGGCAATCGCTACACTTTCCGGCTGCGGCCCAGCACTTACATGCAAGCCGCGATGCTGGTGGAGGAAGCGGCGAAACTCCCCGCGAAGAAATGGGCGACGATCGCCCCCAATTATGAGTATGGCCAGTCGGCGGTGGCGAGCTTCAAGGAATTGCTCAAGGCCAAGCGCCCCGACGTCGAGTTCATCGCCGAACAATGGCCAGCCCTGGGAAAGCTCGAAGCGGGGGCCGCCGTGCAGGCGCTTTCATCGGCGAAACCCGAGGCTATATTCAATGTGACTTTCGGCGCCGATCTCACCAGGTTCGTGCGCGAGGGCAACCTGCGCGGATTATTCGAAGGCCGCGGCGTGGTGAGCCTACTCACGGGGGAGCCCGAGTATCTGGACCCGCTAAAGGACGAAACACCAGAGGGCTGGATCGTGACAGGCTATCCTTGGGATCAAATCAAATCGGCCGTACACCAGAAATTCGTGGACGCCTACCGCAAGCGCTTCAACGATACCCCGCGCCTAGGCTCCGTGGTGGGTTACACCACCATGATGGCAATCGCGCAGGCCATCAAGAAAGCACAAAGCACTGAAACGGAGAAGTTGATCAAGGCATTCCGCGGATTGCACGTGGACGGAGTTTTCGGCCCCATCACTTTTCGCGCGGTTGACCATCAATCCACGTTTGGGGGCTTCGTCGGTCATTTGAAGTTGGAAGGCGGCAGAGGAATGATGGTGGATTGGCGCTACGCGGACGGAAAGGATTTCCTGCCCGCTGACGGTGTCGTGAAAAAACGGCGGCCACAAGAAGCGCAAAGATAA
- a CDS encoding ABC transporter permease, producing the protein MRGSHCFRPSVLIQFLTGLSHASTLFLVASGLSIIFGVTRIVNFAHGSFYMLGAYAAYSLSAMLMKEWGNAPGFWGGIVLAALCVGVAGVLMEMLLLRRIYRAPEIFQLLATFGVVLVVQDLALFVWGREDLLAPRAPGLRGTFEILGERFPQYHLFLIVIGPIVLGLLWLLFHRTRWGILVRAATEDREMAAALGVNQRWLFTGVLFLGSALAGLGGALQIPKEAVNLQMDVSIIVEAFVVVVIGGLGSLMGAFLAALLVGEINAFGVLVFPKLTIVLTFLVMAVVLVIRPHGLLGKPTASRRSSEFATEAPIQRADPQMRFGALLAVGLLVLLPFMAGNYAQGLAAEMMIFALFAASLHFVMHTGGMVSFGHAAYFGIGAYTASLLVTKAAAGTLAGLLAAPFVAAAAALVFGFFCIRLSGVYLAMLTLALAQIVWSVVFQSAWTGGDNGILGAWPEGLWASKAAYYYLTAGLTLASLYLIRHLVFTPFGYALRAGMDSPSRAEAIGIDVRRLQWGSFAVAGAFAGLAGGLHAFHKGSVFPNVLSIPQSVDALVMVLLGGLQTLIGPVVGAGLYHVLQTEIMRATEYWRIILGLTIILLVVLFPQGVAGFIHSRYSRHAR; encoded by the coding sequence ATGCGGGGCAGTCATTGCTTCCGACCCAGCGTGCTCATCCAGTTCCTAACCGGCCTATCTCACGCCTCGACCCTGTTTCTGGTCGCCTCCGGGCTTTCGATTATCTTTGGCGTGACCCGCATCGTTAATTTCGCGCACGGCTCTTTCTACATGCTCGGAGCCTACGCGGCGTATTCGTTGAGCGCGATGCTGATGAAGGAGTGGGGGAACGCGCCGGGTTTTTGGGGCGGCATCGTGCTGGCGGCGTTGTGCGTCGGCGTGGCGGGCGTGTTGATGGAGATGCTTCTGCTTCGCCGCATCTACCGGGCACCGGAGATCTTTCAATTGCTCGCCACCTTCGGTGTGGTGTTGGTGGTGCAAGATCTCGCCTTGTTCGTTTGGGGCCGGGAGGATCTTCTCGCACCGCGCGCACCAGGGTTGCGGGGAACGTTCGAGATCCTCGGCGAGCGCTTTCCGCAATATCACCTGTTTCTGATCGTCATTGGCCCCATCGTCCTCGGGTTATTGTGGTTGCTGTTTCACCGCACGCGCTGGGGGATATTGGTGCGCGCCGCCACCGAGGATCGCGAGATGGCCGCTGCCTTGGGCGTGAATCAACGCTGGTTATTCACCGGTGTGTTATTTCTCGGCTCCGCCTTGGCGGGACTGGGCGGCGCTCTGCAAATCCCAAAGGAGGCTGTCAACCTCCAGATGGACGTGAGCATTATCGTGGAAGCCTTCGTGGTGGTGGTGATCGGCGGCTTGGGTAGCCTCATGGGCGCCTTCCTCGCCGCGTTACTGGTGGGTGAGATCAACGCCTTTGGAGTATTGGTTTTTCCAAAGTTGACCATAGTGCTGACCTTCCTGGTGATGGCGGTGGTGCTTGTGATACGCCCCCATGGGTTGCTGGGCAAGCCAACCGCTTCGCGCCGAAGTTCGGAGTTCGCCACCGAGGCGCCCATCCAACGCGCGGACCCGCAGATGCGTTTCGGCGCGCTACTCGCGGTAGGCCTGCTGGTGTTGCTGCCATTCATGGCAGGGAACTATGCGCAAGGATTGGCCGCCGAGATGATGATCTTTGCCCTATTCGCCGCCAGCCTGCATTTCGTGATGCACACGGGAGGCATGGTGTCCTTCGGCCACGCCGCCTACTTCGGTATTGGGGCGTACACGGCCTCATTATTGGTGACGAAAGCCGCTGCCGGCACTCTGGCGGGACTCCTCGCCGCGCCATTCGTGGCGGCGGCCGCCGCCCTGGTATTCGGATTTTTCTGCATCCGCTTAAGCGGTGTCTATCTTGCGATGCTGACTCTTGCTCTCGCCCAGATCGTGTGGTCCGTGGTCTTTCAATCCGCCTGGACGGGAGGGGATAACGGCATTCTCGGAGCGTGGCCCGAGGGACTATGGGCCTCGAAAGCGGCGTACTACTATCTTACGGCTGGTCTCACGCTCGCCAGTTTGTACCTCATTCGCCATCTCGTCTTCACCCCTTTTGGCTATGCATTGCGGGCGGGTATGGACTCGCCTTCGCGCGCGGAGGCCATTGGCATCGATGTGCGCCGTCTTCAGTGGGGCAGTTTCGCCGTGGCGGGGGCCTTCGCGGGGCTGGCGGGTGGCTTGCACGCATTCCACAAGGGCAGCGTGTTTCCCAACGTGCTGTCCATACCGCAATCCGTGGATGCGCTGGTGATGGTGTTGCTCGGCGGCCTGCAAACCTTGATTGGGCCGGTGGTGGGGGCAGGCCTGTATCACGTTCTGCAAACGGAAATCATGCGAGCCACGGAATACTGGCGGATCATCCTGGGCCTCACCATCATCTTGCTGGTGGTGCTCTTTCCGCAAGGCGTGGCAGGTTTCATCCACTCGCGTTATTCCAGGCACGCGCGATGA
- a CDS encoding ABC transporter ATP-binding protein: MSLLEVRDLGKSFGGVRAVNGVSFSLERGELLALIGPNGAGKSTCFNLINGQLTPHAGSVLLDGVPVSRQPPRAIWRMGVGRTFQITATFGSMTVRENVQMVLHSAARNLFNVWSRAAASFRQEAGELLAQVGMSEQAERPCNLLAYGDLKRVELAMAVAHEPKLLLMDEPTTGMSPQERHDLMVLTVRLVRTRNMGVLFTEHSMDVVFTHASRIVVMARGQIIAQGSPAEVQSNAEVRTLYLGSGAGLEKTVP; encoded by the coding sequence ATGAGCTTGCTGGAGGTGCGCGACCTCGGAAAATCCTTCGGCGGCGTGCGCGCCGTGAACGGCGTTTCCTTCTCGCTGGAGCGCGGAGAACTTTTGGCCCTCATCGGACCGAACGGGGCGGGGAAGTCCACCTGCTTCAATTTGATCAACGGGCAACTCACGCCGCACGCGGGAAGCGTACTCCTCGATGGGGTACCGGTCTCGCGCCAACCGCCGCGTGCGATATGGCGCATGGGCGTTGGACGCACCTTTCAGATTACGGCGACTTTTGGTTCCATGACCGTGCGCGAGAATGTGCAGATGGTGCTGCACTCCGCCGCTCGCAATCTATTCAATGTCTGGTCCCGGGCCGCAGCGTCGTTCCGGCAAGAAGCCGGCGAGTTGCTCGCTCAAGTGGGGATGAGCGAGCAGGCGGAACGCCCTTGCAACCTGCTGGCTTACGGCGATCTGAAACGCGTGGAACTGGCGATGGCTGTCGCCCACGAACCCAAATTGCTGCTGATGGACGAGCCCACCACGGGGATGAGCCCCCAAGAGCGCCATGATCTGATGGTCTTGACCGTACGCCTGGTGCGTACGCGCAACATGGGCGTGCTTTTCACCGAGCACAGCATGGATGTCGTGTTTACCCATGCGAGCCGGATCGTGGTCATGGCACGCGGGCAGATCATCGCGCAAGGCTCCCCCGCCGAAGTGCAATCCAACGCGGAAGTGCGAACGTTGTATCTGGGCAGCGGCGCGGGTTTGGAGAAGACGGTGCCATGA
- a CDS encoding ABC transporter ATP-binding protein → MTPLLRVRNLCAHYGRAQILFGLSLDVGEGEVVALTGRNGAGKSTTFKAIMGLLEGTQGEILFRGQNILGREAFEIASLGLGYVPEERRIFTELSVLENLSVGRQPARSGALSWTTEKLFALFPNLGEMPARGGGHMSGGEQQMLTVARTLMGNPYLVLLDEPSEGLAPKIVEDMARTILQLKREGLSVLLSEQNLHFAEMVSDRAYVMEKGQITQ, encoded by the coding sequence ATGACGCCATTGCTTCGCGTGCGAAATTTGTGTGCCCATTACGGCCGCGCTCAGATTCTTTTCGGCTTGTCCCTCGATGTGGGCGAAGGTGAAGTCGTGGCCTTGACCGGCCGCAATGGCGCGGGTAAATCCACGACCTTCAAAGCCATCATGGGGCTTCTCGAAGGGACTCAGGGCGAGATCCTCTTTCGCGGCCAGAACATCCTAGGGCGGGAAGCTTTCGAGATTGCCAGCCTTGGTTTGGGTTACGTTCCCGAGGAGCGGCGCATTTTCACGGAGCTGTCAGTCTTGGAAAACTTATCCGTGGGGCGGCAACCCGCTCGCAGCGGTGCGCTGTCGTGGACCACCGAGAAGCTCTTCGCCTTGTTTCCCAATCTTGGCGAGATGCCCGCCCGTGGAGGAGGGCATATGAGCGGCGGCGAACAACAGATGCTGACCGTGGCCCGCACCTTGATGGGCAATCCATATCTGGTCCTGTTGGACGAACCTTCCGAGGGACTTGCCCCCAAGATCGTGGAGGATATGGCTCGCACGATTCTGCAACTCAAGCGAGAGGGCCTGAGCGTGCTATTGTCCGAGCAGAACCTGCATTTCGCCGAAATGGTAAGTGACCGGGCCTACGTTATGGAAAAGGGGCAGATCACGCAATGA
- the acs gene encoding acetate--CoA ligase: MSTIESVSRESRVFAPPAQFAKQANVSGMVAYQALCDEAARDYEGFWARQAREHLLWHKGFTQILDESNAPFYKWFHDGELNASYNCLDRHLKTQPDKTAILFEADDGKVTSITYKALHQRVCRIANALKALGIRRGDRVIIYIPMSIEGVVAMQACARIGATHSVVFGGFSAKSLQERIIDAGAVAVITADEQMRGGKSLPIKSIVDEALGMGGCEAVHSVVVYRRTGNPANMTQGRDHWWHELEAKQSDVCEPEWVNAEHPLFILYTSGSTGKPKGIQHATGGYLLWAALTMKWVFDIKSTDVFWCTADIGWVTGHSYVAYGPLAAGATQIVFEGVPVYPHAGRFWEMVKRHRCTIFYTAPTAIRSLIKASETDPKAHPRNFDLSSLRLLGSVGEPINPEAWMWYYHNVGGTRCPIVDTFWQTETGGHMITPLPGATPLVPGSCTLPLPGIMAAIVDETGHDEPNGVGGRLVVKRPWPAMVRTIWGDPERFKKTYFPEEMGGKLYLAGDGAVRAKDTGYFTIMGRIDDVLNVSGHLLGTMEIESALVANTQLVAEAAVVGRHDDLTGEAVVAFVVTKGPRPTGDAALKMAKELRDWVGKEIGPIAKPKEIRFGDNLPKTRSGKIMRRLLRSLARGETITQDVSTLENPAILEQLKEAR; encoded by the coding sequence ATGAGTACTATCGAATCCGTCTCGCGCGAGTCGCGCGTATTCGCACCCCCAGCGCAGTTTGCCAAGCAAGCCAACGTCTCCGGCATGGTGGCCTACCAGGCGCTGTGCGATGAAGCCGCGCGCGACTACGAAGGCTTCTGGGCACGCCAAGCACGGGAGCATCTGCTATGGCACAAGGGCTTCACCCAGATACTCGACGAATCCAACGCGCCCTTCTACAAGTGGTTCCACGATGGCGAGCTGAACGCTTCCTACAATTGCCTGGACCGCCACCTCAAAACGCAACCCGACAAGACCGCCATCCTCTTCGAGGCGGACGATGGCAAGGTCACCTCCATCACCTACAAAGCCCTGCACCAGCGCGTGTGCCGGATTGCCAATGCGCTGAAGGCGCTTGGCATCCGCAGGGGCGACCGGGTGATTATCTACATTCCCATGTCCATCGAAGGCGTGGTGGCCATGCAAGCGTGCGCACGTATTGGCGCCACGCATTCGGTGGTCTTTGGAGGATTTTCCGCGAAGTCGTTGCAAGAGCGAATCATCGATGCTGGTGCGGTAGCCGTCATCACCGCCGATGAGCAGATGCGCGGCGGCAAATCCCTGCCCATCAAATCCATCGTCGATGAGGCGCTGGGCATGGGCGGATGCGAAGCCGTCCATTCCGTCGTGGTGTACCGGCGCACAGGCAATCCCGCCAACATGACGCAAGGCCGCGATCATTGGTGGCACGAGTTGGAGGCCAAGCAAAGCGACGTGTGCGAGCCGGAGTGGGTCAACGCCGAGCACCCGCTGTTCATCCTCTACACCTCCGGCTCCACCGGAAAACCCAAGGGCATCCAGCACGCCACGGGCGGTTATCTACTCTGGGCCGCGCTCACCATGAAGTGGGTGTTCGATATCAAATCCACGGACGTGTTCTGGTGCACAGCCGACATCGGCTGGGTCACGGGCCACTCCTACGTAGCCTATGGCCCGCTCGCCGCGGGGGCCACGCAAATCGTCTTCGAAGGCGTTCCCGTCTACCCGCACGCGGGCCGCTTCTGGGAGATGGTCAAGCGCCATCGATGCACCATTTTCTACACCGCGCCCACCGCCATTCGCTCCCTCATCAAGGCATCGGAAACCGACCCCAAGGCCCACCCGCGCAATTTCGATCTCTCCTCGCTGCGATTGCTGGGTAGCGTGGGTGAACCCATCAACCCGGAAGCTTGGATGTGGTATTACCACAACGTTGGCGGCACGCGCTGCCCCATCGTGGACACCTTCTGGCAAACGGAAACCGGCGGCCACATGATCACCCCGCTACCGGGCGCCACTCCTCTCGTGCCCGGCTCATGCACTCTGCCCTTGCCCGGGATCATGGCGGCCATCGTGGATGAAACCGGTCATGACGAACCCAATGGCGTGGGCGGCCGCCTAGTGGTGAAGCGCCCGTGGCCCGCCATGGTGCGCACCATTTGGGGCGATCCTGAGCGCTTCAAGAAGACTTATTTTCCCGAAGAAATGGGTGGCAAACTCTACCTCGCGGGCGATGGCGCCGTGCGCGCCAAGGACACCGGCTACTTCACCATCATGGGCCGCATCGACGACGTGCTCAACGTCTCCGGCCACCTCCTGGGCACCATGGAAATCGAATCGGCCCTGGTCGCCAACACGCAACTCGTCGCCGAAGCCGCCGTCGTGGGCCGCCACGATGACTTAACGGGCGAAGCGGTAGTCGCCTTCGTAGTCACCAAAGGTCCCCGCCCCACCGGCGATGCCGCACTGAAAATGGCAAAAGAGCTACGTGACTGGGTCGGCAAGGAAATCGGCCCCATCGCCAAACCGAAGGAAATCCGTTTTGGGGATAATTTACCCAAGACCCGCTCGGGAAAGATCATGCGGCGCTTGCTGCGCTCCTTGGCCAGGGGCGAGACGATTACACAGGATGTCTCCACCTTGGAAAACCCGGCGATATTGGAGCAGTTGAAGGAGGCGCGGTGA